The genomic stretch GTCCAAAATGATGACTTCATCTTGGTGATTGTCCAGTGAAAGTGCCTGCCATGGAATGGCAAAGAACTTACTTCCCAGATTAAGGAAACCGGTATCCACTTCCAGGACCGCATAGGCTATATGGCCAGTGCTGGTTTCTATCATCAGGTCTTTGATGCTGCCGATTTTTTCGTCCAGCGGTGTTTTTACAGTCGTTCCTTTGATGGAACTGCCTGATAGGATCAGATCATTCACTTCATTTCTCATCGTTTTGTGGTTAAATTGGCAATTCTTCAGATACCTAAGTATATTCAATTCCCGTACCACTGGGACAGAATACAACAGGACGATAGTAGGGACTGATTGGTCAAATAGGAGTGGCGATAGAATGGTACATAATTCTGAGATAAGTTTCACTTTGTGGCTGATGGCAAATGCTACGATTACCTGTTGGAAATGTCCTTCACAGATTGCCTTAAATGAAAATTACCAGTATGTTGACTAAGCAATAGCCGATAAATTATGGAGATCAATTTAAAAATTGACCAGAATGTACTTTGTAAAGTGATTATTAATGAAATATTGAAAGCAGAAGGAATTGTCTATGAGCTTCAATCGTCCGCCACAGTTAAGATCACTAAGCCACTCGCACCAGACAAACTCGATCAGTTGGCCAAGCGTCTGTTGCCTTATGGGATTACGATTATTGATGACCAGAAAGAAGCAATGGTACAAAAAATCAAAACCCTGATCATCGATATGATCAGGGGTGACGAGGAAAGTTTACCAATGAATACTTCCTCTTATCTTAGTGAAAGGCTGGGATTTAGTTATGGTTATCTGTCTAATCTTTTTTCAGAAATAACCATGACGACCATTGAAAATTTTCTCATTATGCAAAAGATTGAAATGGTCAAACACCTGCTTTCCAACCATAATCTCACCCTTACTGAAATAGCCTACCGGCTAAATTACAGCAGTGTAGCCCATCTCTCCAATCAATTCAGAAAAACGACCGGTCTGACCCCATCTGCATTTCAACGGATCCTTTCAATGAAAAAAGAAAAACTGGAATCATAAAATACCACAGCTTATCGGATAATATTGTAAGCCTGCATGTAAATGATGTAATCTTTTTAGCCCCCTTTGGCTTCATAGTTGGTCTATTGAAAATAAAAAACAACAATGGAAGAAGACAAAGGAAAACCGGGACAAGTGCAATCTCACCAACCTGGCAAGGAATATAAAATGAACCCTGCCCCAGCGTATATTAAACCCGGATATAAAGGTAATGGCAAACTGAATGATAAGGTAGCAATCATCTCTGGGGGTGACAGCGGTATAGGAAGGGCAGTAGCGGTGCTCTTTTCCTGCGAAGGAGCGAAAGTGGTCATCGCCTATCTCGAGGAGGAAAAAGATGCTGAAGAGACCAAGCGCTTGGCAGAAGAACAGGGCGGCCAAATCCTCCTGATCAAGGCAGATCTTAGCAGAAAATCCGATTGTAAAAAAGTAGTATCAGAAACCTTAGCGAAATTTGGCCAACTCAATATTGTTATCAATAATGCAGCGCAGCAATATGTCCAAAGACAATTGGAGGATATTGATGAAGCACAATTGAGAAAAACCTTTGAAACCAATATTTTCTCCTACTTTTTCCTTACCCAAGAAGCACTTCCCCATCTCAAAAATGGCGACACGATCATTAACACCGCCTCTGTAACAGCGTACCGGGGGAAGCCTGAATTGATCGATTATTCTTCCACTAAAGGAGCCATAGTGGCCTTTACCAGGTCCCTGTCTACCAACTTGGCTTCTAGAAACATACGAGTAAACGGGGTAGCTCCCGGGCCTATTTGGACCCCGCTCATTCCGGCTTCATTTTCCGAGGAAGAGGTCAGTGAATTCGGGGTGCATGTTCCGCTGGGAAGACCCGGTGAGCCTTCAGAAGTGGCACCGTCATATTTGTTTCTTGCTACCGATGAAGCCAGTTATATCACAGGGCAGTTTATCCATCCAAATGGAGGTGAAATCCTCAATACCTAATTAGAGTATGTAATTAAAAATGATTTAAAATCACTATTATGAAAAACCAACAATTATTTCCATCTGCAATCTATGAAAACCTGGTGCAGGTAAAAGAAAGAAAAAAGAAAAATAGGACTAGCCAAGATGCTAGAAGTAATCACCCATACCAACAACGAGAACGTAAGAAGGATGAGGAGATTGACGAATCTATCCAATCCGATGCTGACCAAAAGTCAAAAAGTAAAATTGGTTATCCCGAAAGGTCATTTGGAGAACGTTCAAAATAAACTGTAAGAGCCATGAACGAAGAAGTGACGTATTTTCCAAAAGAAAGCCCCCAAGGAAATCTTTCCAAATGGGAGCGAATCGTGTCCATTGCTATAGGTACCTTGCTGGTCTATAAAGCGGTAAAATCAAAAAATAAATTCTTAGGGACCGGAGGAGCCTATGCCTTGTTCAGAGGCGCTTCTGGACATTGTTATTTAAAAGATGGACTTGCATGGAACGCAGATCTTGACCATAGAAATGTAAACATCAAAAAGTCCATCGAGATCGATCTTCCGGCCAATAATGTTTACGAATTCTGGAAAGCCTACCGTGATTTTCCCCATTCTCTCAAACATCTGAAGGGAGTAGAACAATTTAGTGATCAAAGGGCTATTTGGATCGTCAATCCCTTAATTCGTTGGGAAACTGAAATTGTTCATGATGAGCCCAATACCAGAATAGGGTGGAAGTCCTTTGGGGGCTCTATAATCAAACAATATGGAAATGTACATTTCGATGTTCTCCCTTCCAAAAAAACCAAAGTAACAGTAGCTATTTCTTACATTTTCCCATTTGGAAAGGCAGGAAAACTAGTGGCCAAGATGATCCAGCCCTTTATGAGTGCAACCATAGAAAAAGAGCTTTTTCGGCTCAAAAAGCACATGGAAAATCATAAGCTAGAGCAAGTCTAATTAGATTCTCTTGGTGTTTCTTTGAAAGTAGTCAAATTTCCTTTTAAGTAGTCGTCACATGCCGCAGCACATGTCCTGCATGCTTTTGCGCAGAGCTCGCAATGTTGGTGCTCATGTTTTTCACATATTTTTGCACATGCTTCACAGATGGATTTACAGTAGGCTACCAGTGGCTCAATATTAGAAAAGGAAGTGCTCAAGATTTTTGAAACCAGGGAGCAGACTTCACCACATACCGTGCAGTTTCTGATGCAGTCTACCATTCCATTGGGCTCATCTAGACAGGCATCGGCACAATAAAAGCAGGTAGAGGAACATTCATTTACTATTCTGAAAGTCTGTGTATTTTTCATGATAGTCGAAATTTAGTTTATGATCAGCCTATTTTTTCAAGCTAAAAACAACAAGTTTCCTGCCCCAGTTAAGTAGTGGAGTATATTCGGATAAAAAGCAATGGATTGACCGTGCTATTCTTAATGAATATTGGTCCAAATCCCTAATAAATTGGTTTTGGTCTCTTTCTGCTATGGTCAATACCTTAGTTAAGCTTGATAAATTCTCCTGAAATCAAATAGACCATAATAGAATGAAAAATTTTGTTGCTTTTTGATTACAGATTGTAACAGATATTGTCCATAGAGTATATGAATTATATAAATCTTGTAATAAATAGTGTAATGTAATGGGCGTCTTATACACTTAACTTTATATACAGCAAACAACTAAAGTGAAGAAAACTAATTCGTTCATTTAAATCAAAGAATTATGGAAAGCATACTCGTCGTTGATAATCAAGTATCCGTGTGTAATTTATTAAAAAAATACTTGACAAATAACGGTTACTCGGTGGATACAAGTACACAGGCCACACATGCACTTCAATTAATGAAGGGAAATTTTTATCATTTTGTAATCAGTGATTATCGATTGCCGAAAATGGATGGAAATGTATTTTTCCATATGATCAAAAGCATAAGCCCTAGAAGTAAAGTGATCTTTACTTCTAGTCAGGTGAACTTAAGGAATGTGGTCAATATGATTCGTGAAGGAGCCTCCAGTTACCTGGCAAAGCCCTTAAATCCCGATGAACTGGTGGAAGTACTCAAGCAAAGTCCAAGACCTGTTTCCCCGTCATCTACACCTGAGGAAAAGTCAGTGCCCAACAAAATACTACCTGATTATGTGATGGGAAAGAGCAAAAAAGCCGGGGAGGTTCAATACAAGGTGAGTAAAGTAGGCCCTACTAACTATTCGGTCATCCTGGAAGGTGAAACAGGTACTGGAAAAGAATCCTATGCACGCCTGATCCACCATTCCAGTGCTAGAAAGGACAAGCCCTTTGTTGCGGTGGACTGTGGATGCTTGTCCAGAGAATTGGCAGGAAGTGAACTTTTTGGACATGAAAAAGGGGCATTTACTGGAGCGGTTACCCAAAAGACAGGTTTTTTTGAAATGGCAAATGGGGGAACCATATTTTTGGATGAAATTGCCAATCTTGGTAGCGAAATCCAAATGGCACTTCTTAGGGCCCTTCAAGAAAAGGTCATCAGAAAGGTGGGAGGTACCAAAGAGATCCCCATAGACGTAAGGATCATTGCAGCTACCAATGAAAACCTGTATTCTAAATCCGGAACTTCAGGATTTCGGGAAGACCTTTATTATAGATTAAGTGAATTTGTACTGAAAGTACCGCCCCTGAGAGAAAGAGGGAATGATATTTATCAATTTATCGACTTTTTCCTTAAAAAGACCGCTCTGGAGCTCGACAAACAAAATGTTCCACAGTTTACTGATGAAGCATTGACTTATCTTAGAGAATATCCGTGGCCAGGAAATATCCGAGAGCTTAAAAATGCCATCCGAAGGGCTAGCCTCTTTATTAATGATAAAAACCTCGTTCCAGCATCGGCACTCCCGGAAATGATTAAAGCTAGCCAACATAGGGGAATTTCTATTTCGGGATTGTCAAATACGAATACTGGACCAAAGCACGGAGAGCATCAAGAAAAGGATCTAAAATCGGTAGCCTTGATGGCAGAATCAGAAAAAATAAAAGAGGTTTTGGAAGATGTAAAATATAATAAAACCAAAGCGGCACAGAAGCTTAATATTCACCGGAAAACACTTTACAGCAAACTAAAAGCCCTTAATATTACTTATTAATGAGATCTTTGGGAGTCAACACCTCGTTTAGTCGTGGCTGGAGAAACCACACGCCAATGGGGAATATCAAGGCCATAATGAATTCACTGAAATACTCGGTTTTGTGAGGCTGATGGTTTCTTTCGGCCATTACAAGCAAAAATGCCAAGTGATTTAAGCTGATAAACAGTAAGGACAGCGATATAAATAACATGATCGCAATGGAGATGGACAATAATGGGGAGTTTTCGATGGCATTAAAATGTTGGTCCATGGACTCCCCAGCCAGTAGTCCTCCTGAATGAAAATATAATATGGCCAATATCCCAAACACCATGGACACCAACAGTGCCAAGGAAAAACTGGAACTTGGAGTGATTTTTTTTTGGTCCAGTATTTTGCTCAAATATAAAATGCACGACCAAATCCACAAATACATCATCATCATTCCGATCAACATAGCGGACATATTAATACTGGCCATAGTGTTTTCAGAGATGTCGGCTCCTGCCAAATAAGTGGTATTGATCAATAGACTGCTCGCAAACGGAATACCCACAATGATGAGGAAAAGGGTATAATGTTTCATTTTGATAAATACTTCCATAGCTTCGTCTACTTAAGTTTTGGAAATTGGGAGTTCTTCCTTGTGAAGCGAGGTGCTCCAAGCGATCAATTTATTGCCTATTTCGCCTTCAATCCGGAGGTTTTCTGCCAGCAATGGGAATACCTCTTTTTGTTGTAATTGTTTAGCTGTCTCTTCCATCCAACGGTATGAAAAGTGGACCAGTGAATTAATCGCCAAAATTACCTGGGATAATTGAAAGTAGTTTTGGGAGCGACCATCTGAATTTGCGCCGTAATCGAAGCATTGATCCAAGAGGAAGTCCATGAGGGCATTTTTCTTACCCCCAACGGGCAAATCGATAAGTAAAAAAATTTTCTCAAGGTTTTCAATTTGAATTGCTTTCCCTAATTGAAAGTTGGCCAATAACTGATCAGGTAACCACCTGTCGTTATGAATCCTAAGAATATTTATACATTTCAATAACTTCATCTCCCCTTGATAGACCTCCATGCATTTATACATGAACCATTGGTGAATATCGCCATTTAGAAAGTTTACAGGTCTGTGGGGAGTGGGAGCGTGCTTAAAAATCATGTTTTTTCTTTTATTTTGGTTTGAATGCTATACTGACACCAGTAGCCCATCTCCAGAAGTGCTTTACTTCATAATAGTCAAAAGGCTTATCCACTTTAGTTTGATATACTAATTACTGCTAATTGTAGACCAGTTCATTTGATCTCGGTATTAATCTGAATTATTTATTTGACAGGAAGCAGGTGGGACTATAATTAAACTTGACCATCCATTCAAGCTGCATATAAAAGGTGAATTGTAAGGAATTGTGGATAAATAGAAGTATGAAGGGGAAAAATGAGTTTAATGACCGTTACAATGTCGTAACAAATTGTCACTCTATCTTGACAAACTGGAGGCTGATAAGAAACTAAAGAAAGAGGATCAATATTCCCTAATGAGGTTGTTTATTTACTTCATTAGGGTTCTTATTGTGTTTTTCTAACCAATAAATTTTTCACCATATAATAGTCATAAAATCAGTTTGTTTTAATAAAAAAAGTACTTGTTTTAGATTTAATATACTACTAAATTAGAAATGGTGTTTTTGGATTAATATTCCAGTAAATGCTAAAAATCCCTATTCATTGTTACCACTCTAATTATCAGGCCAATTAACCTGTGTAATATGAGTGTAAGCATGTTACTTTTTTTGTTTCAACTTAAACTTGAACTAATGAACCAAAAACCGATTCGGATATTATTGGCAGACGATGATGAAGACGATAGAATGATGTTTAGAGATGCTATTATGAAGATTCCCTTGAAAACTCGTGTGGAGACCGTGAATGATGGAGTGGAATTATTGAATTATTTGTCCAATTTAAATGGAACTTTGCCTCATATACTTTTCTTGGACTTAAATATGCCCAGGAAAGGAGGGCTGGAATGTCTAAAGGAAATAAGATCAAATGAGAATTTCCGTGAGCTATCTGTCGCGATTTATTCCACTTCCAATGCCGAAAAAGATGTAGAAGAAGCTTTTGTGAGTGGTGCTAATATTTATATCAATAAGCCAAATGATTTTGGCTGTTTAAAGAAAGTCTTGACCAAAGTGCTCTCTGTAAATTGGCAATACGTAACTTCTGGTCTTGACAGAGAAACTTTTTTATTGAGTGTGTGAAGGAATAGGATATGCTTAGATACCTTGGCCGATCAGAAATCATCCTAAATTTTATATTTCTTTCCACTGTCATATTATTGGTGGTCATAGCTGGATCCAGTTTTATCCAGCACCAATTAATGATCAAGAGCCAAAATAAAATCATCCAGTCCCATCACTTTAATTATGCCCTGCAAAATCTTATCGTGGAAGTTTCTGACATGGAGTCTGCAGAGCGTGCCTACGTGGCTTCAGGAGATAAAATGTTTTTAAGTAACTATGGAGCATTAAAGGATTCCGTTTACAGAGCGATAGAGAGTATCAGAGAGCTGGCCATTGCAGGAAATGCTCCTTCCCAAACAGTGGATTCACTTCAGTACATTGTTCAGGGGAAATTGGACCATTTGGAAACTGTAATCTCAATGTATGAGAATGGTCAGTCCTTTGGACAATTGCAAGATGAGTTTGTGCGAGGGGACAGCCTTATGCGAAATATTAAAACAGCCACCAGTATGATGGGCTATGTTACGTTCAAGGTATTTCAGGAGAGAAAACACTATCTCCAACAAAAGAATAAAGTCTCTCCTTATTTTACTGCCATTACCTTTCTTTTTTCCCTTTTACTGTTTACTACGGCTTACTTCAAGATAGGTAATGACCTGCGAAAACAAAAAAAATCCCTTAACCAACTTGAGATAAACCATGAGATTTTTGAGAAAGCAGAGGCAATGGCTGAAACGGGACACTGGAAGTTTGATCCCGATGATGGAGAGATCATACTTTCCAATAACCAATATCGGCTGCTGGGCTATGAGCCTGACAAGATTGAACCTACCTTTCTTCTTTTCGTCCAACATGTGGATAAAAAGGACCGAAAACTTGTGCTGGATGCAATTAGGAAGGTAGGGAATGGTCAGTCGGCGAAATCCATTGATGTACGTGTTATTACAGCTTCTGGAAAGGAAAAATGTCTCCAAATGGTCATCAAAATGCACGAAAATGAACTCGGCAAAAAAACCGTTATCGGAGTAAATAGAGACTTGACCAAGATCATTGAATCCAAAGAGGAACTTCAGGAATTGAATAAAAAACTGACAATTCAGAACAATGCTTATAACAATGCCGAAACAATAGGGCGTATGGGAAGCATTTCCATGAATTGCAAGACAGGGCAGCTTTCTGCATCGGACAATATGTTTGGAATGCTAGGACTAAGCAATGAAAGGGATCTTTCTGATATTGCGAAATTTAAAAGCTATATACATCCCGAGGATTTGGTCGATCTGGAAGAATATTATAATTGTGACACTTTATCTGTAGAACGTCAATGGGTTAGCTTTAGACTGATGAAGCAAAGTGGCGAATACATCCATGTAAGTTCTCTCAAAAAGATTGTACAGGAATCCTGGGGCAAAATTTTGACTACAGTGGTGCGTGATATAACCACCGAGAGGGATGCGGAGCTAAAATTAAAAGTTCAAAATGCTGAGCTAAAAAAAATCAATGAGCAGCTTTCCTCTTTTAATCATATCGCCAGTCATGACCTTCAGGAGCCGCTGAGGAAGATCCAGACGTTTATCTCCCGTATCAATGATGATATCGACCAAGTTCCCGCGGATATGGTAAGTTACTTTTTGAAGATCCAAAAGTCTGCCGAGCGGATGCAGCAATTGATCCTTGATTTACTCGATTTTAGTAGGGTCAGCAGGATAGAGGAGGAGTTCAGAACGGTAGACTTAAACGAGCTGGTTTCCAAATCGATCAACGAAATGGCCATTGCCATCGAAGAAAAGAATGGAACGGTACACTGCGCCAAACTACCGACAATTAAAGTCATTCCTTTTCAGCTTATTCAGCTTTTTAATAACTTGATCAGTAATTCAATCAAATACGCTGATCCGGAAAGACCTCCGGAAATTATCATCTCTGCAGGTCCTGTCACAGAAATCGACCAGCTGCAAAGTGAGCCTTCCGAACGTAAGCAGTTGGTGAAAATTACTTTTGAGGATAATGGGATTGGTTTCGAACAGGAATATGCCATGACCATTTTTGATCTCTTTCAGCGATTACATCCCAGGACAAGTTTCTCAGGCACTGGGATAGGCTTGGCCATATGTAAAAAAATTGTCCAAATCCATCATGGAGAAATTTTTGCGACCGGTGAACCGGGCAAAGGTGCGCGCTTTACGATTTTACTTCCTCAAAATCTCAGCTGAATTTCTTATAAAAATGTTGTAAGGAATCAATAGAAAGATGTAAGACATCAGAATTTGATCCTATGTACCTTCATAGTTAGAATTGGTAATCAAAGATTATTTAAACAACCATAAAAATGAAGGAATCATGAAAAAACTTAGCTTAATGGCAGGTTTAGCCATTTTTCTGTTAGTTGCAGCTTGCGATGAGGGAAAAAAGAATACTGACCAATCCTATGAATCCCCAACTACAGTTGCTCCAGGACCAAAAACGATCGATATGGATCCTTTTCAAGTGACGTATGAGGACATTGAAGAGGAAAAAATGAAACTTAGTGAAGACCTTAAAAAACTAAAAGCTGAAAAAGCGGAACGCGCCCAAGGCAATGAAGCTACCGAGTTTGATCAGCTAATGAACCAAGCAGAAGAAAAACTTAATGAAATCGGTGAAAAAGCCGAAGAGTTTCGGTCTGCTGCAGAAGACCAACAAAAAGATATCTATGATCAAATCAAAGAGATGAAAAAACAAGTCGAAGATAAAATGGCTGAAATAGGAAATCGGTTTGATAAAAACAACTCATAGGATTAGCCAAAACCTAGAATGGCCAACCTTGTCCCTGCCTATTGCATGCCCAGTCGGCAGGTGTACAATCCCTTCCCTGAAAATATCTATGAAAGATGTATAGGGGAAGGGATTTTTTAGTGATTTCTTTTTATCCCTGCTATTAACACTCCAAATACCCAGTGACAGATAATGCGGAATTTATAAATAGGTGTGTAAATCGTACAATATCAAGGAGAAATAGTGTAACATTTTGAACGTCGAAAATGATTAGATTGGATTTTGTACGTATTACACCAATTTTCGGTGATCAACCAAAATAAATCTAATTATGAGGAATATCTTATATTTAATTGTCGTAATCGTATTGATCGGATGGGTAATGGGCGCCTTCGTTTATGACGTAGGAGGATTGATCCATATACTGCTTGTCATTGCACTAGTTGCTTTTGTTTTGTCATTTATAAAAAGAGCTGGGTGATTGATTGTGGATGAAATCACTTATCTGTTAAGAAAAAAGGCTGTCTCACAGCGTAATCAATTTTACAGAGACAGCCCTTTTTAATTCAGCTAATCGAGTAAGTTTATATGGCTAGAACATAAGGGAACTATCAAGCTACCTTTAAGCTGGTATATTGCTGGATCCTTCACGCTTCCAAAACCTGTATTTTGCCACCGCTTTTAAAAACTGGTCGATATTACCATTGGTAATTATCCCTTCACGAGCATTTTCATTATCGTGCACTGCCTGCGCTGAGCGTGTGGCCTTCCAAAGGAGCGACCCTTCATCATCCATTCCAATGGATTTGCAGTGTTTGAACATTTCTTCCACAAAAAGCACGGCCTCGGAACTTTTGCTCAAAAGTTCATCACTTTTGGTACCTTGTGGCAAGTATAAAGCATCAAAAAGTACCGATGCGCTGGAGGCAAGACTTTTTTGGACAGTAAGAGATCCATTGTCCATGGTTTTGATCATTCCGAGCTTTTGGGAAATGAAGGTCACTTTTGCTCCCTCAGCTTTTGCCTGTTCCAGTAACTTTTGTATAGTGGCAGTATTGACGCCCTCAGCTACTAATACCGCGATGCTTCTTCCTTGAATGGAAGTGGTTTTGGTATGTTCCATGCTCAGGGCATTTGATTTTTTGACCGAAGGTCGGGCCGGACCGGACTGGAAATCTTGGGGATTTCCATCAGCAGGAAAACTTTGGTTTAATTCCTTGTCCAATTTGACAGGTGTGTCCACCCCAATGTGCTCGGCTACTTCTTCGGCAAGATCTACGTTCACTTCCTGTAACTGCGCAATCATGCGCTCTTGGATTTGTTTCGAGCCTACTTTCCCCAGTTCAAATATAAGCGCTTTTTTGAGGTGTTTCTTTTCCACTTCGGTCTGACTGTCATAGAACAGCCTCGCCTGGCTGTAGTGGTCATGGAAGCTTTGGCTCCTCGCTTTGGTTTTTTTACCAGAAACCGGTTCAGTATAATGGGCATAGCCCCCGTCACCCATCGCAGCTTGGAAGGGACAACCTCCTCCGGTTTGATTGGGATGGTAACTGCTTTGGCCCGAATTGATGGTCTGACGCATGTGTCCGTCCCGTTGATTGTTGTGTACAGGACTAACAGGCCTGTTTATAGGGATTTCATGAAAATTAGGGCCACCTAACCTGATCAGCTGAGTATCCGTGTACGAGAATAGCCTTCCCTGCAGTAGGGGATCATTGGAAAAATCTATCCCTGGAACCAAATGGCCAGGATGAAAGGCCACTTGCTCAGTTTCTGCAAAGAAATTTAAGGGATTACGGTTAAGCACCATTTTCCCTATGATCTTTACCGGTACGAGTTCCTCAGGAATGAGCTTGGTGGCATCCAATAGATCGAAATCGAATTTATCCTCATCTTCCTCATTGACGATCTGGACACCCAATTCAAATTCCGGATAATTTCCTTCTTCAATCGATTCCCAAAGGTCTCTTCTTAAAAAATCGGGATCGTTCCCAGAGATTTTCTGTGCCTCATCCCACGTGACCGAATGTACACCGTGTTTTGGTTTCCAATGGAATTTTACAAAGTGAGATTTCCCCTCGGCATTGACAAACCTAAAGGTATGAATTCCAAAACCTTCCATCATGCTAAAACTTCTGGGAATGGCCCGATCACTCATGACCCACATGATCATATGCATGCTTTCTGGCATAAGTGATATGAAATCCCAAAAGGTATCGTGTGCGGATGCTGCTTGGGGAATTCCATTATGTGGCTCTGGTTTGACAGAGTGGATCAGGTCAGGGAATTTGACGGCATCTTGGATAAAAAACACCGGTATGTTATTCCCTACTAAGTCGAAATTTCCTTCTTGGGTATAGAATTTAACGGCAAAACCTCGCACATCCCTAGCCAAATCCGTGGAGCCTTTAGATCCTGCTACTGTACTGAAGCGTACAAAAACAGGTGTTTTAGTGGAAGATTCCTTCAAAAACCCCGCTTTGGTATATT from Echinicola soli encodes the following:
- a CDS encoding catalase, coding for MSKNEKKHSSEHDKEKGLRPNTEKGVGQFLTTNQGVRINDDQNTLKAGERGPSIMEDFHFREKITHFDHERIPERVVHARGAGAHGYFETYESMSKYTKAGFLKESSTKTPVFVRFSTVAGSKGSTDLARDVRGFAVKFYTQEGNFDLVGNNIPVFFIQDAVKFPDLIHSVKPEPHNGIPQAASAHDTFWDFISLMPESMHMIMWVMSDRAIPRSFSMMEGFGIHTFRFVNAEGKSHFVKFHWKPKHGVHSVTWDEAQKISGNDPDFLRRDLWESIEEGNYPEFELGVQIVNEEDEDKFDFDLLDATKLIPEELVPVKIIGKMVLNRNPLNFFAETEQVAFHPGHLVPGIDFSNDPLLQGRLFSYTDTQLIRLGGPNFHEIPINRPVSPVHNNQRDGHMRQTINSGQSSYHPNQTGGGCPFQAAMGDGGYAHYTEPVSGKKTKARSQSFHDHYSQARLFYDSQTEVEKKHLKKALIFELGKVGSKQIQERMIAQLQEVNVDLAEEVAEHIGVDTPVKLDKELNQSFPADGNPQDFQSGPARPSVKKSNALSMEHTKTTSIQGRSIAVLVAEGVNTATIQKLLEQAKAEGAKVTFISQKLGMIKTMDNGSLTVQKSLASSASVLFDALYLPQGTKSDELLSKSSEAVLFVEEMFKHCKSIGMDDEGSLLWKATRSAQAVHDNENAREGIITNGNIDQFLKAVAKYRFWKREGSSNIPA